One Doryrhamphus excisus isolate RoL2022-K1 chromosome 17, RoL_Dexc_1.0, whole genome shotgun sequence genomic region harbors:
- the pou3f2b gene encoding POU domain, class 3, transcription factor 2, with protein MATAASNHYSILTSSASIVHSEPGAMQQAAAYRDAQSLLQSDYPLQSNSHALSHAHQWITALSHGEAAPWSTSPLGADQDIKPAVQSAREDMHNSSSNLQHQSRPSHLVHQNHHDARAWRTTTAPAAHIPSMATTNGQSLIYSQPSFSVNGLIPGSGQGLHHHNLRDPHEDHHSPHLSEHSHPPSQHQHQHRPQSHHDHSDEDTPTSDDLEQFAKQFKQRRIKLGFTQADVGLALGTLYGNVFSQTTICRFEALQLSFKNMCKLKPLLNKWLEEADSTSGSPTSLDKIAAQGRKRKKRTSIEVSVKGALESHFLKCPKPAASEIITLADSLHLEKEVVRVWFCNRRQKEKRMTPPGGALPGSEDVYGDTPPHHGVQTPVQ; from the coding sequence ATGGCGACCGCAGCGTCTAACCACTACAGCATCCTCACCTCCAGCGCCTCCATCGTGCACTCGGAGCCCGGCGCCATGCAGCAAGCCGCGGCGTACCGGGACGCGCAGAGCCTGTTGCAGAGCGACTACCCGCTGCAGAGCAACAGCCACGCGCTGAGCCACGCGCACCAGTGGATTACCGCGCTGTCCCACGGCGAGGCGGCGCCTTGGTCCACCAGCCCGCTCGGCGCGGACCAGGACATCAAACCCGCCGTGCAGAGCGCCCGGGAGGACATGCACAATTCCAGCAGCAACCTGCAGCACCAGTCGCGGCCGTCCCATCTCGTGCACCAGAACCACCACGACGCGCGGGCGTGGAGGACCACCACGGCGCCGGCGGCGCACATCCCCAGCATGGCGACCACCAACGGCCAGAGCCTCATCTACTCCCAGCCGAGCTTCAGCGTCAACGGGCTGATCCCGGGCAGCGGCCAGGGGCTGCACCACCACAACCTGAGGGACCCTCACGAGGACCACCACAGCCCGCACCTGAGCGAGCACAGCCACCCCCCGTCccagcatcagcaccagcacCGACCGCAGAGCCACCACGACCACTCGGACGAGGACACGCCGACCTCGGACGACTTGGAGCAGTTCGCCAAGCAGTTCAAGCAGAGGAGGATCAAGCTGGGCTTCACGCAGGCGGACGTGGGACTCGCCCTGGGGACCTTGTACGGGAATGTCTTCTCCCAGACCACCATATGCAGGTTTGAGGCCCTGCAGCTCAGCTTCAAAAACATGTGCAAGCTGAAGCCTCTGTTGAACAAGTGGCTGGAGGAGGCCGACTCCACCTCGGGCAGCCCTACCAGCCTGGACAAGATCGCCGCACAGGGGAGGAAACGGAAAAAACGGACCTCGATCGAGGTCAGCGTCAAGGGGGCCTTGGAGAGCCATTTTTTGAAGTGCCCAAAACCTGCAGCGTCGGAAATAATCACCCTGGCGGACAGTCTGCATCTGGAGAAAGAAGTGGTCAGGGTTTGGTTTTGTAACAGGAGACAGAAGGAGAAACGAATGACGCCTCCCGGAGGAGCTCTGCCGGGGAGCGAGGACGTGTATGGGGACACGCCGCCCCACCACGGGGTCCAGACCCCGGTTCAATGA
- the fbxl4 gene encoding F-box/LRR-repeat protein 4 — protein MFTLLSMFYYICLRRRSRSGTRGEALTSRRAVESGQRAILPVSVEVEQYAKEVLDFSSHYGSENSMSYTMWNLAGVPNVYPSSGDFTQTALFRTYGTWWEQCASTPPQLRRTPKGFYSQDYIELGFEEPVYPTAVEVLETYYPGAIVQILACSHNPFSQNPPTDVRWEVLWSGEPVKVLTPQARQFSPNIKHINFPTNLLRLEVNSSLLDYYTELDAVILRGVKERPMLALYKMPVIDITDLSDSEEDLSDVGGPFRQCANSRTGNGFFDKLPYELIQLILSHLTLPDLCRLAQSCKLLHQHCCDPLQYTQLSLQPYWARLSDTSLGHLQSRCTRLQRLNLSWTGNRGALTLSSFSSFMKVCGLSLVSLELSCCHFLTEACLEVIAQTCPGLQELNLASCDRLNPQAFTHISKLTRLRRLVLYRTKIGQTAILSILTFCIELKHLNLGSCVRIEDYDVLASMLAARCRSLCSLDLWRCRNLTDRGLNELASGCRMLEELDLGWSPTLQSSTGCFQHLARSLPRLRKLFLTANRTVCDSDIEELATSCPLLQHLDILGTRLVSAASLKKLLQSCPQLLLLDVSFCSQIDTRVIQELSSLFPSVAIKRSFTH, from the exons ATGTTCACTCTGTTGAGCATGTTTTACTATATCTGTCTGCGGCGACGCTCCAGGAGCGGGACTCGCGGCGAAGCACTGACCAGTCGACGAGCTGTGGAGTCTGGTCAACGAGCGATATTACCTGTCAGCGTGGAAGTGGAGCAGTATGCAAAGGAGGTTTTGGACTTCAGCTCTCATTACGGCAGTGAAAACAGCATGTCGTACACCATGTGGAACCTGGCTGGTGTACCCAATGTCTATCCCAGCTCCGGGGACTTTACACAGACTGCTCTGTTCAGGACTTATGGAACATGGTGGGAACAGTGTGCAAGCACGCCGCCACAATTACGGCGCACCCCTAAAGGCTTTTACAGCCAGGATTATATCGAGCTGGGCTTTGAGGAGCCAGTTTACCCTACAGCTGTGGAGGTGCTTGAGACTTACTACCCCGGTGCCATTGTCCAGATTCTGGCCTGCTCACATAACCCCTTTTCCCAGAATCCTCCAACGGATGTCAG GTGGGAGGTGTTATGGTCAGGGGAGCCCGTCAAGGTACTGACACCCCAGGCACGCCAATTTTCACCAAACATCAAGCACATCAATTTCCCTACCAACCTGCTGCGCCTGGAGGTCAATAGCTCCCTGTTGGATTACTATACCGAGCTGGACGCCGTCATCCTACGTGGTGTGAAAGAGAGGCCCATGCTCGCACTCTACAAGATGCCCGTCATCGACATCACTGACCTCAGCGACAGCGAGGAAGACCTGTCTGATGTGGGAGGTCCATTCAGACAATGTGCAAACAGCAGGACAGGCAACGGCTTCTTTGACAAACTGCCCTATGAG CTCATTCAGTTGATACTGAGCCACCTGACCTTGCCAGACCTCTGCCGTCTGGCCCAGAGCTGTAAGCTGCTGCACCAGCATTGTTGTGACCCGCTCCAGTACACCCAGCTGAGTCTGCAGCCCTACTGGGCGAGGCTGAGTGACACCTCCTTGGGACACCTGCAGAGCCGCTGCACACGCCTCCAGAGGCTCAACCTTTCCTGGACGGGCAACCGGGGAGCTCTCACCCTGAGTAGCTTCAGCAG CTTCATGAAGGTCTGTGGGCTTAGCCTGGTGTCCCTGGAACTGTCTTGCTGCCATTTTCTGACCGAGGCCTGTTTGGAGGTCATCGCCCAGACTTGTCCAGGGCTACAGGAGCTTAATCTGGCCTCCTGCGATCGCCTCAACCCGCAGGCCTTCACACACATTTCAAAACTTACGCGCCTCCGCCGACTGGTGCTTTACCGTACCAAGATCGGG CAAACTGCTATTCTTAGCATCCTGACTTTCTGCATTGAGTTGAAACACCTCAACCTGGGGAGCTGTGTGAGG ATCGAAGATTATGATGTTTTAGCAAGCATGCTGGCTGCTCGTTGCCGCTCACTCTGTTCACTGGACCTTTGGCGATGCAGAAACCTGACGGATCGAGGCCTCAACGAGCTTGCCTCTGGCTGCAG AATGTTAGAGGAGCTGGACCTGGGCTGGTCTCCCACACTGCAGAGTAGCACTGGATGTTTTCAGCACCTTGCTCGCAGCCTTCCTCGCCTACGTAAACTCTTCCTGACTGCCAATCGCACAGTCTGTGACTCAGACATAGAGGAGTTGGCCACCAGCTGCCCCTTGCTACAGCACCTTGACATACTGG GTACAAGGCTTGTGAGTGCTGCCTCATTGAAGAAACTCCTCCAGTCATGTCCGCAGCTGCTCCTCCTGGATGTTTCCTTCTGCTCGCAGATAGACACTCGGGTCATCCAAGAGCTCTCCAGCCTCTTCCCCAGTGTAGCTATCAAGAGGAGTTTCACACACTGA